AGGGTTGGGATGTTTTTATGTGGTCCTGGTGTTACTGTCTATGTTTATGGCCATCAAAGACTGTCAAGGGTTCTGCTCATGGGTCATATCGATCAGTCTGCTCATTCTGATGTTCTGCCTCTTTGCTGGTGAGCGAGATTCCCAATCCAGACACATGTGGCACTGTTTGAACTTATTTTGAAAATGCATCCTTTCTCCCTTCAAGGAACAATCATGGCACTCAAACATTTTTGGTCCCatctttcatgagctgaaatcaaagctcccagaaatgttccatacgcacaaaaagcttatttctctcaaatgttgtgcacaaatttaacatccctgttagtgaacattttatactttgtcaagataatccatccatctgacaggtgtggcatattttgtcacacaacaggaCTTTCAGTCatttccaccagagctgtttgccagagaatttaatgttcatttctctatcataagccgcctccaacattgttttaaagaatttggctgtacgtccaaccggcctcacaaccgcagaccacgtgtaaccacaccagtccaggacctccacatccgacatgttgcctttatattttcgTTCAGTATATTTTAGCTAGCTTACATTGCTAATAATAAAGTTAGCTATCTTGCTTAACATTGAAAATCGGGTACAACTAGCTACATTATCCATATGGTTGAAAAGGTGAAAggtctgtggtgaaaggtcagtTTTTTTCTCAGTTTCCCATTTGTAATTACAACTTGGAGGGTCATTCAAACGTCCGATAACTTCAGCATGTAAACACCCCACTAGGCTCCTAGTCTCAAAATTTGAAACATAGGTTCCTCTCCTTACAAGGAAGAAATTTGTTTCAGGGATCCACCATGATCCAAGAGCTGTGAGTCCAATTTCAACTGATGGTGGTAGAATGGCACCGGCTTGGACTCTGTCAATTATAATattataaatacaaatatattatatttatacaTTTATTTCCCTACCACTTTATCTACTATAGGTAGTGGGGTTGTTTTCTCTGTATTTCAAACAACAAGCTACAACCCGACCCTCAGCGACGGGAGCTCCAACCAGACCATTGCCAACGAGAGCTACAACCATACCTTCTGCAGTGGGAGCAACAACCAGTCCATCACCAACCCAGAGTACTGCAACAAAACTCTATACCTGTTTGCATTCTCTACCTCTCTGATATGGATCCTAATGGTTGTTCTGTTAACGGTTGGCCTCAAGTTCTATGGCTGCGTCAGAATTGAGATGATCTTTAAGAGCTTGGGGTTGTGGTTGTTAGGTCATGATCCTATTTATTTGTGTTTCGGAGAGTCCACTATATAATAAGAAACGGTAGTCATACTCATATGGAGGCTATTATGAAAGGCAGCCCACAGGTGCTTTAGTTGATTGTTAAATCTTTGGGTTACATTTTTGGAGGATGAGAACATCTTCAGAGAACTTGACCAATTAAAAGTGGATAGAAAGTATTAATGGACCTGTATACCTTTTTAAATAATTTAATTCAAAACGATTAGAGGAAAAAGTGTTTATTTACAGTTGTGCTTTCATTCTTTGTACTCTACCTTTTTGATTCAAAATTAAGCCAGTTAGAGAAATTGTTTGATAGTGTGTAAAGTGAATGGGTCATGCAGTTTGACATACTTTATCACAAAAAGGGACAATCAACTACACCACCACTTTCAATCTATGCGCTTGATATCTGAccaacagatcactgaccatttcgaatcccaccgtaccttctccgctgtgcaatccagtttccgagctggtcacgggtgcacctcagccaccctCAAGGTacaaaacgatatcataaccgctatcgataaaagacggtactgtgcagccatcttcatcgacctggccaaggctttcgactcggtcaatcaccgtattcttatcggcagactcaacagccttggtttctcaaatgactgcctcgcctggctcaccaactacttctcagacagagttcagtgtgtcaaatcggagagcctgttgtccggacctctggcagtctctatgggggtactgtcaggacccggttacgaacctgggtctccggagtgagaaacagtcacttaaccaactgagccacgaatagtcagcagaacccagaagatgaggcagacacagcagaacttaagacggtgtatttaataaagtaaaaaaaaggagaagtccttcaatacaaaaaaaatggcaaatccaaaaggtggtaggaatagcacaaaaaagcctcaagagatactcaagaacaaaaacagaattccacaagagcatccaccggaatcgacaagaatacacagaacactagggctgggtgctaacatacaaacacagagcacagaactgagggaaactaagggtttaaatacaatcagggtaaacgaggcacaggtgcaaataataatggggaacaagggaaaaaacataaggacaaaaagcacaatgggggcatctagtgaccaaaacccggaacaaccctggccaaatcctgacagaatccccccctaggaacggctcctgacgttcctaccagctctctcagggtggagggccctgaactgacgaatgaggtcagggtccaggatgtctttggcaggaacccaggagcgctcatcgggaccgtagccttcccagtccaccagatactgccaggaccgctgcacccggcggaatccagtatccgatggacggtataagccggctggcctccaatgacacgaggcggagggggaggtctgtctgccgggacaaggggagaaaaacaacaggttttaacaat
Above is a genomic segment from Oncorhynchus masou masou isolate Uvic2021 chromosome 23, UVic_Omas_1.1, whole genome shotgun sequence containing:
- the LOC135510640 gene encoding uncharacterized protein LOC135510640 isoform X2, with amino-acid sequence MDFKELISVIIITSIGSIIPYTHIFIALISLIIRCVVTILVSVIPLVHFVIGAECFNDCPVMFFIPIYLIGLGCFYVVLVLLSMFMAIKDCQGFCSWVISISLLILMFCLFAGSGVVFSVFQTTSYNPTLSDGSSNQTIANESYNHTFCSGSNNQSITNPEYCNKTLYLFAFSTSLIWILMVVLLTVGLKFYGCVRIEMIFKSLGLWLLGHDPIYLCFGESTI
- the LOC135510640 gene encoding uncharacterized protein LOC135510640 isoform X1, whose translation is MMGILHCLCLLSGLCASLTMDFKELISVIIITSIGSIIPYTHIFIVIPLVHFVIGAECFNDCPVMFFIPIYLIGLGCFYVVLVLLSMFMAIKDCQGFCSWVISISLLILMFCLFAGSGVVFSVFQTTSYNPTLSDGSSNQTIANESYNHTFCSGSNNQSITNPEYCNKTLYLFAFSTSLIWILMVVLLTVGLKFYGCVRIEMIFKSLGLWLLGHDPIYLCFGESTI